One stretch of Zingiber officinale cultivar Zhangliang chromosome 6B, Zo_v1.1, whole genome shotgun sequence DNA includes these proteins:
- the LOC121990983 gene encoding terpene synthase 10-like produces the protein MAARQAMYICAPMISVLPRRPMIVTAVEQYCGRRTFRRTLQVRSCSATSHVAPLRRSGNYQPSIWTDERVQSLTGTSTVQQEEKRERINVLKELTRNLICEKQQVAEQLQLIDHLQQLGVAYHFKDEIADVLSHLHASLDHVSSQLKDDLHATSLLFRLLRAKGFSVSQDLLETFRDEKGNFEARCENQIRGLLSLYEASYLEKEGESVLKEAMDFATEQLKALMEEGSVPEAGGLREQVAHALQIPLNWRLERVQHRWFIEACRGHDTINPLLLEFAELDFNLVQDTYKSELRELSRWWSGLGLSEKLPFCRDRLLESYLWAVGFTYEPDRGRCRMIETKSICFITLIDDIYDVYGTLDELQLFTDVVNRWDLTAMDKLPEYMKLSFFALFNLVHEEGYRVMKEKGVDIVPDLKRAWGDMCKADFQEAKWFHHGQTPKLKEYLENAWVSISGPNILSHAYCVSNDLTGEALKGFPNTYYEITHSSSTLFRLYDDMGTSTDELERGDVAKCIQCYMHEQCVTEEVARREIRELMKKYWRALDASLSWDSPLEEYFKNIAVNIPRTAQFFYQDGDGFGDAYTAAFTFLRLPSPLFMESDEVSSLRHQLTHLTQLLTHKDEALLEMTQSRDLQSSLRREMEELWLAAKSRTRAEAALKHKDYADLKSQTHFITYLKLKHEDTVALLQEESRIKDETIAYLQSSIQCIKEELAQAQAHLAKRDQTS, from the exons ATGGCTGCTCGTCAAGCAATGTATATTTGCGCTCCCATGATATCCGTCCTCCCTCGCCGCCCGATGATAGTTACTGCCGTCGAGCAGTACTGTGGCCGACGGACGTTCCGGCGAACTCTGCAGGTCCGATCATGCAGCGCCACTAGTCATGTAGCTCCCTTGCGGCGGTCGGGGAATTATCAGCCAAGCATATGGACAGACGAGCGTGTGCAGTCCCTCACGGGCACCTCCACG GTGCAACAAGAAGAGAAACGTGAGAGAATAAACGTACTGAAGGAGCTGACCAGGAATCTGATATGCGAGAAGcagcaagtagcagagcagcttCAATTGATCGACCACCTGCAACAGCTCGGCGTGGCGTATCACTTCAAAGACGAGATTGCTGACGTTTTAAGTCATCTTCACGCTTCTTTAGACCATGTGAGCTCGCAGCTGAAGGACGATCTCCATGCCACATCGCTGCTCTTCAGGCTCCTCAGAGCAAAAGGCTTCTCTGTTTCACAag ATTTGCTCGAGACATTTAGAGACGAGAAGGGAAACTTCGAAGCTCGCTGTGAGAACCAGATCAGAGGGCTTCTGAGTTTGTACGAAGCTTCCTACCTCGAGAAGGAAGGAGAGTCTGTCCTTAAGGAAGCCATGGATTTCGCGACCGAGCAGCTGAAGGCATTGATGGAGGAGGGGTCTGTTCCTGAGGCTGGTGGCCTCAGAGAGCAGGTGGCCCATGCGCTGCAGATTCCACTGAATTGGCGGTTGGAGAGAGTGCAGCACAGGTGGTTCATTGAAGCATGCCGTGGCCACGACACCATCAATCCTCTCCTTCTGGAGTTTGCTGAGCTCGACTTCAATCTAGTTCAGGACACGTACAAGAGCGAACTCAGAGAGCTCTCCAG ATGGTGGTCGGGGCTCGGGCTTTCAGAGAAGCTGCCATTTTGCAGAGACAGATTACTTGAAAGCTATCTGTGGGCAGTTGGTTTCACTTATGAACCAGATAGAGGGAGATGCAGAATGATCGAAACAAAGTCAATCTGTTTTATTACATTGATCGATGATATTTACGATGTTTATGGAACCTTGGATGAACTCCAGCTCTTCACTGACGTCGTCAACAG ATGGGACTTAACTGCCATGGACAAGCTTCCAGAGTACATGAAACTATCTTTCTTTGCACTCTTCAACCTGGTCCACGAAGAAGGCTACCGGGTGATGAAGGAGAAGGGCGTGGACATTGTGCCTGACTTAAAGAGAGCA TGGGGAGATATGTGCAAAGCAGACTTTCAGGAAGCAAAATGGTTCCACCATGGCCAAACCCCGAAGCTCAAGGAGTACTTGGAGAATGCATGGGTATCAATATCTGGTCCAAACATTCTGTCTCATGCTTACTGCGTGAGCAATGACTTAACTGGAGAGGCCTTGAAAGGTTTTCCCAATACTTACTATGAGATCACACACTCCTCGAGCACACTTTTTCGTCTTTATGATGATATGGGCACTTCCAcg GATGAGCTAGAAAGAGGCGATGTGGCCAAATGTATTCAATGTTACATGCATGAACAATGTGTCACAGAGGAAGTGGCTCGAAGGGAGATAAGAGAATTGATGAAGAAATATTGGAGAGCTTTGGATGCATCTCTTAGTTGGGATTCTCCATTAGAGGAGTACTTCAAGAATATAGCAGTTAACATCCCTCGGACGGCACAATTCTTTTATCAAGATGGGGATGGCTTTG GGGACGCGTATACTGCTGCCTTCACTTTCCTCAGGCTACCTTCCCCTTTATTCATGGAATCAGACGAGGTATCTTCTCTGCGCCATCAACTCACTCATTTGACCCAGTTGCTAACTCACAAAGATGAGGCTCTGCTTGAAATGACGCAGAGTAGGGACCTTCAGTCCTCTCTCCGTCGGGAAATGGAAGAGCTCTGGCTGGCGGCTAAATCCAGGACTCGAGCTGAGGCAGCTCTAAAGCATAAGGATTATGCAGACTTGAAGAGTCAGACCCATTTCATTACCTACCTGAAGCTGAAACACGAGGACACTGTAGCCCTCCTGCAAGAGGAAAGCCGGATAAAAGATGAAACCATTGCCTATCTACAAAGCAGCATCCAATGTATCAAGGAAGAACTGGCTCAAGCGCAGGCTCATCTAGCGAAGAGAGACCAAACATCTTGA